One genomic window of Methanosalsum zhilinae DSM 4017 includes the following:
- the trmY gene encoding tRNA (pseudouridine(54)-N(1))-methyltransferase TrmY, translating into MRDFVIIGHRAVTSPDFSLNDLPGSGGRMDVLCRCINSALFLSHDMRRDVRVHLLLLGDPDPGIIVRFEGSSLKYLNPDERSSGSLIKKSLQKNISDIQVQSTPGVWIRKGNLEMLMEEFRDTGRNIFYLKEDEIDIRASAHLMDDGIFIFGDDMGVNEDEEKLISGYEPYVISLGPLSLHTDHCITLINNELDRLVVDK; encoded by the coding sequence ATGCGCGATTTTGTGATTATTGGGCACAGGGCTGTTACATCTCCGGATTTTTCATTGAATGATCTGCCCGGATCAGGAGGAAGGATGGATGTGCTATGCAGATGTATAAATTCTGCTTTGTTCCTCTCTCATGATATGAGAAGGGATGTACGGGTACACCTGCTTCTGCTTGGAGATCCGGATCCTGGAATTATTGTTCGGTTTGAGGGCAGCTCCTTAAAATATCTGAATCCAGATGAACGAAGTAGTGGATCATTGATAAAAAAGTCTCTTCAGAAAAATATAAGTGATATCCAGGTCCAATCAACACCTGGTGTATGGATTAGAAAAGGAAATCTTGAGATGCTTATGGAAGAGTTCAGGGATACAGGACGCAATATTTTTTATTTGAAAGAGGATGAGATAGATATAAGGGCGTCTGCTCATCTTATGGATGATGGAATCTTTATTTTTGGTGATGATATGGGTGTTAATGAAGATGAGGAAAAATTGATTTCTGGCTATGAACCTTATGTAATTTCATTAGGTCCTCTTTCATTGCATACGGATCATTGCATAACCCTTATAAACAATGAACTGGACCGGTTGGTAGTTGATAAATAA